In Thermotomaculum hydrothermale, a single genomic region encodes these proteins:
- a CDS encoding polyphenol oxidase family protein, translating to MKVMVFPVNERNILAGVSFKTEEKKIVLAEKIKDFVGFNDFSYLNQIHSGKVVEVNEPVKGIDGDALFTFEKGIMLSVFTADCVPVYIYSDNFAGIIHAGWRGFVNNIFENFFEEITKRGVNSKRLKAIIGVSICGNCYEVGEDVAKHFSEKFLKRGKNKFLLNLKLCAFNKLLSSGLKEESISISPYCTMHHNYFHSYRKNKTEFRNVNFIGIKGE from the coding sequence ATGAAAGTTATGGTTTTTCCTGTTAATGAGAGAAATATTCTTGCAGGGGTTAGTTTTAAAACAGAAGAAAAAAAGATTGTTCTTGCTGAAAAGATAAAAGATTTTGTAGGTTTTAATGATTTTTCATACCTTAATCAAATTCACTCTGGAAAGGTTGTTGAGGTAAATGAACCTGTTAAAGGAATAGATGGAGATGCACTGTTTACATTTGAAAAAGGGATAATGCTTTCAGTTTTTACTGCAGATTGTGTGCCTGTTTACATCTATTCTGATAATTTTGCAGGTATAATTCACGCAGGCTGGAGAGGATTTGTTAACAATATCTTTGAAAACTTTTTTGAAGAGATTACAAAAAGAGGGGTAAATTCCAAAAGATTAAAGGCAATTATTGGTGTTTCTATTTGCGGTAACTGTTATGAAGTGGGGGAGGATGTTGCAAAGCATTTTTCGGAAAAATTTTTAAAAAGGGGAAAAAATAAATTCCTTCTAAATTTAAAGTTATGCGCCTTTAACAAACTTCTGTCTTCAGGTTTAAAAGAAGAGAGTATTTCTATTTCCCCATATTGCACAATGCACCACAATTACTTTCATTCTTACAGAAAAAATAAAACAGAATTCAGAAATGTGAATTTTATAGGGATAAAGGGGGAATAA